A window of the Hordeum vulgare subsp. vulgare chromosome 5H, MorexV3_pseudomolecules_assembly, whole genome shotgun sequence genome harbors these coding sequences:
- the LOC123451989 gene encoding benzyl alcohol O-benzoyltransferase-like — protein MAGSSAAELKFTVRRQPAVLVSPAGPTPRELKRLSDIDDQDGLRFHVPVIFFFRRQDGPQHDPAAVLRDAIAAALVHYYPLSGRLRELEGRKLAVDCTGEGVLFVEADADVRLEQFGADPQPPFPCLDELMFDVPGSSALLGTPLFLFQVTRLACGGFVFGVRMQHTIADGAGLVQFLCAVEEMAGGAAAPTVRPVWGRELLEAPRDSDRLPRSFAHREYDEVPDTNGTIVPVDSMAHRSFFFGPQEMAAIRSHLPPSLRRSATTFEALAGCLWRCRTVALAPGDEEEMRMICIVNLRGKSSIVPRGYYGNAFAFPAAVSTAGNLCRKPVGYAVGLVRKAKREVDMEYLQSVARLMVRRQRPGITVVRAYLVSDVSKTGIRDFDFGWGKPVYGGPAKGGVGTIPGIASFFIAFRNAKGEDGIVVPVCLPHAAMDKFVEEMGKLLMPADNIVMATTEQLAGNMFSMIKAAL, from the exons ATGGCAGGCTCATCGGCGGCGGAGCTGAAGTTCACAGTGCGCAGGCAGCCGGCGGTGCTGGTTTCTCCGGCGGGGCCGACGCCTCGGGAGCTGAAGCGGCTCTCGGACATCGACGACCAGGACGGGCTGCGCTTCCACGTCcctgtcatcttcttcttccggcGTCAGGACGGCCCGCAGCACGACCCTGCGGCAGTGCTccgggacgccatcgccgcggCGCTGGTGCACTACTACCCGTTGTCCGGACGGTTGAGGGAGCTGGAGGGCCGCAAGCTCGCCGTTGACTGCACCGGCGAGGGCGTGCTGTTCGTCGAGGCGGATGCCGACGTCCGCCTGGAGCAGTTCGGCGCCGACCCGCAGCCACCGTTCCCGTGCCTCGACGAGCTCATGTTTGACGTCCCCGGCTCCTCCGCCCTCCTCGGCacccccctcttcctcttccag GTGACACGACTCGCGTGTGGAGGCTTTGTCTTCGGGGTGCGGATGCAGCACACGATAGCGGACGGGGCAGGGCTGGTGCAGTTCCTGTGCGCCGTGGAGGAGATGGCAGGGGGAGCGGCGGCGCCGACGGTGCGGCCGGTGTGGGGGCGCGAGCTCCTGGAGGCTCCCCGCGACAGCGACCGGCTCCCACGCTCCTTCGCGCACCGTGAGTACGATGAGGTCCCGGACACGAACGGCACCATCGTGCCAGTCGACTCCATGGCGCACCGCTCCTTCTTCTTCGGGCCCCAGGAGATGGCGGCCATCCGCTCCCACCTCCCGCCATCTCTCCGCCGCAGCGCCACCACCTTTGAGGCCCTCGCGGGGTGCCTGTGGAGGTGCCGCACGGTGGCGCTGGcccccggcgacgaggaggagatgCGGATGATTTGCATCGTCAACCTCCGCGGCAAGAGCAGCATCGTCCCACGCGGCTACTACGGCAACGCCTTCGCGTTCCCGGCCGCCGTCTCCACCGCTGGCAACCTTTGCAGGAAGCCAGTAGGCTACGCCGTGGGGCTGGTGAGGAAGGCGAAGCGGGAGGTGGACATGGAGTACCTGCAGTCGGTGGCCCGGCTCATGGTGAGGCGCCAGCGGCCCGGCATCACGGTGGTTCGCGCGTACCTGGTGTCAGACGTCTCCAAGACCGGCATCCGCGACTTCGACTTCGGGTGGGGCAAGCCGGTGTATGGGGGGCCAGCCAAGGGCGGCGTCGGCACCATCCCCGGGATTGCAAGCTTCTTCATCGCGTTCAGGAACGCCAAGGGCGAGGACGGCATCGTGGTCCCTGTATGCCTGCCCCACGCCGCCATGGACAAGTTCGTGGAGGAGATGGGGAAGCTTCTCATGCCGGCCGATAACATCGTCATGGCCACGACAGAGCAACTTGCCGGCAACATGTTTTCCATGATCAAAGCCGCGCTCTGA